In a single window of the Halobaculum lipolyticum genome:
- a CDS encoding sugar phosphate isomerase/epimerase family protein produces the protein MNVDVGFVTQLGMDHREAVAIAADHGYDYVEVMLDGAGARDHLAPRRDDLRAALDEHGVGCTVHLPFRGVDPGSPFEAARSGSVAELEAHVDLAAALGARRATLHPTSDAWTHAHDDAAVGDAIVESVARLDEYAADRGVELVAENIPRGRFDTNRIAELLERTDVSMCLDTGHARVDGRDDGGIAALIGEHADRIAHVHLNDVRGGDDEHLPIGAGFVDFERLFEAFPDDWSGTMSAEVFTLDADYLGHSLARIEELLAAVGAERGERDAVGDRRDPDAGAGE, from the coding sequence ATGAACGTCGACGTCGGGTTCGTCACCCAACTCGGGATGGACCACCGCGAGGCGGTCGCGATCGCCGCCGACCACGGCTACGACTACGTCGAGGTGATGCTCGACGGCGCCGGCGCGCGCGACCACCTCGCGCCCCGCCGCGACGACCTCCGGGCGGCGCTCGACGAGCACGGCGTCGGCTGCACCGTCCACCTCCCGTTCCGCGGCGTCGACCCGGGGTCGCCGTTCGAGGCGGCCCGCTCGGGGTCGGTCGCGGAGCTGGAGGCGCACGTGGACCTGGCGGCCGCGCTGGGCGCGAGACGGGCGACGCTGCACCCCACCTCGGACGCGTGGACGCACGCCCACGACGACGCGGCCGTCGGCGACGCCATCGTCGAGTCGGTCGCCCGGCTCGACGAGTACGCCGCCGACCGCGGGGTGGAACTGGTCGCCGAGAACATCCCGCGCGGCCGCTTCGACACGAACCGCATCGCCGAACTGCTGGAGCGCACCGACGTCTCGATGTGTCTCGACACCGGCCACGCCCGCGTCGACGGCCGGGACGACGGCGGCATCGCCGCGCTGATCGGCGAGCACGCCGACCGGATCGCCCACGTCCACCTGAACGACGTCCGCGGCGGCGACGACGAACACCTCCCGATCGGCGCCGGCTTCGTCGACTTCGAGCGGCTGTTCGAGGCGTTCCCCGACGACTGGTCGGGGACGATGTCGGCGGAGGTGTTCACCCTCGACGCCGACTACCTCGGCCACAGCCTCGCCCGGATCGAGGAACTGCTGGCGGCCGTGGGCGCCGAGCGCGGCGAGCGCGACGCTGTCGGCGACCGGCGCGACCCGGACGCGGGGGCGGGCGAGTGA
- a CDS encoding histidine kinase N-terminal 7TM domain-containing protein → MVDASATLVVAAFASAVVSTAAGTLAYLRTRERRDHIGVSFVALTYGGALWAVLFGLQVLAGPTPLGYVFLRAKWVLATPVVTSALLFGLYYTGRGDWVTPRRTLLLGVEPAVAAALTVLNPGGVFFERIAVRTLYGIQVYVVVPAVGFVLHIGYGFLVGCALIMLLAEAATRSSGPYRRQAAAVAVAASLPLASETLFVLAPPWAPPFDTTPVVFGGAGLVLLFAMYRFDLFDVAPVAHETVFAGLDDAIVVVDESDRVLETNPAAREAFALGGDGVGRAAAEILPAAEATTDLLAGEDVEVTVADDGDIYTTPGDPTYFEATCEPLGREGVRVLVFRDVTERTRMERRYRAYVEHADDIIAVADADGVLEYISPAVEAVLGHDPDSLEGGVLTDYIHPDDRRSVAEPFAESLGRPGESVRVSFRVEHADGGWRTLDGVGVNRFHDPHIGGYLMTLRDETRRERYEQRLRVLTRVLRHDLRNELNVVLGYADVIAETGDETAVEYADRIQRSAGRLASLGTRVRGVDRTLRSADHGGRPVDVAAVAEEVGDRARDRFPGMCLTVETDEAVAYADELLATAVWNVVENAGLHHDGDEPRVAVTVACDGDAVEIRVADDGPGIPEGDRVAVESGQETQLRHASGIGLWLVRWILDGVDGELSFVDDPDEAAVPATETVVVLRLRTVEGDAAAAALDTDDQLDPWGLQTGGPEAADGGTVPRYRGVGPVADATADDDD, encoded by the coding sequence ATGGTCGACGCGTCAGCCACCCTCGTCGTCGCCGCGTTCGCGTCGGCAGTCGTCTCGACGGCGGCGGGCACCCTCGCGTATCTGCGGACCAGGGAGCGACGCGACCACATCGGCGTCTCCTTCGTCGCGCTCACCTACGGGGGCGCGCTGTGGGCGGTGCTGTTCGGTCTCCAGGTGTTGGCCGGCCCGACGCCGTTGGGGTACGTGTTCCTCCGCGCCAAGTGGGTGTTGGCGACGCCGGTCGTCACGAGCGCGCTGCTGTTCGGGCTGTACTACACGGGTCGCGGCGACTGGGTCACGCCGCGGCGGACGCTGCTGCTCGGCGTCGAGCCGGCGGTCGCGGCCGCGTTGACGGTGCTCAACCCGGGCGGGGTGTTCTTCGAGCGGATCGCCGTACGGACGCTGTACGGGATACAGGTGTACGTCGTCGTGCCGGCCGTCGGCTTCGTCCTCCACATCGGCTACGGCTTCCTCGTCGGGTGCGCGCTGATCATGCTGTTGGCCGAGGCCGCCACGCGCTCGTCGGGACCGTACCGACGGCAGGCGGCGGCGGTGGCGGTCGCGGCCTCGCTCCCGCTGGCGAGCGAGACGCTGTTCGTGCTCGCTCCCCCGTGGGCGCCGCCGTTCGACACGACGCCGGTCGTGTTCGGGGGCGCCGGCCTCGTGTTGCTGTTCGCGATGTACCGCTTCGACCTGTTCGACGTGGCGCCGGTCGCCCACGAGACGGTGTTCGCCGGACTCGACGACGCCATCGTCGTCGTCGACGAGTCCGACCGCGTGCTGGAGACGAACCCCGCCGCCCGCGAGGCGTTCGCCCTCGGCGGCGACGGCGTCGGACGCGCGGCCGCCGAGATCCTCCCGGCGGCGGAGGCGACGACCGACCTGCTCGCCGGCGAGGACGTCGAGGTCACGGTCGCCGACGACGGCGACATCTACACGACTCCCGGGGACCCGACGTACTTCGAGGCGACCTGCGAGCCGCTGGGGCGCGAAGGCGTCCGCGTGCTCGTGTTCCGCGACGTCACCGAGCGGACCCGCATGGAGCGGCGCTACCGCGCGTACGTCGAACACGCCGACGACATCATCGCCGTCGCCGACGCCGACGGCGTGCTGGAGTACATCAGCCCGGCGGTCGAGGCCGTGCTCGGCCACGACCCCGACAGTCTGGAGGGCGGCGTGTTGACCGACTACATCCACCCCGACGACCGGCGCAGCGTCGCCGAACCGTTCGCCGAGAGCCTCGGGCGCCCCGGCGAGAGCGTCCGCGTGTCGTTCCGGGTCGAACACGCCGACGGGGGCTGGCGCACCCTCGACGGCGTCGGCGTCAACCGGTTCCACGACCCGCACATCGGCGGCTACCTCATGACCCTGCGCGACGAGACCCGCCGCGAGCGGTACGAACAGCGCCTGCGCGTGCTCACCCGCGTCCTCCGTCACGACCTCCGCAACGAGTTGAACGTCGTGCTCGGCTACGCCGACGTCATCGCCGAGACGGGCGACGAGACGGCCGTCGAGTACGCCGATCGGATCCAACGGTCGGCCGGGCGCCTCGCCTCGTTGGGCACGCGGGTTCGCGGCGTCGACCGGACGCTCCGGAGCGCCGACCACGGCGGTCGGCCCGTCGACGTGGCGGCCGTCGCCGAGGAGGTCGGCGACCGCGCCCGCGACCGGTTCCCGGGGATGTGTCTCACCGTCGAGACCGACGAGGCGGTCGCCTACGCCGACGAACTGCTCGCGACGGCCGTCTGGAACGTCGTCGAGAACGCCGGCCTGCACCACGACGGCGACGAGCCTCGCGTCGCGGTGACGGTCGCGTGCGACGGCGACGCCGTCGAGATCCGCGTCGCCGACGACGGCCCGGGGATCCCGGAGGGCGACCGCGTCGCCGTCGAGTCGGGCCAGGAGACCCAACTCCGACACGCGAGCGGGATCGGGCTGTGGCTGGTCCGGTGGATCCTCGACGGCGTCGACGGCGAACTGTCGTTCGTCGACGACCCCGACGAGGCGGCGGTTCCCGCCACGGAGACGGTGGTCGTCCTCCGGCTCCGCACGGTCGAGGGCGACGCCGCCGCCGCCGCGCTCGACACCGACGACCAACTCGACCCGTGGGGACTCCAGACGGGCGGTCCCGAGGCGGCCGACGGCGGCACGGTCCCCCGCTATCGCGGGGTGGGTCCCGTCGCCGACGCGACCGCCGACGACGACGACTGA